In Streptomyces sclerotialus, the DNA window ACCTTCACCTTGTCCAGGATGAAGATCGCGTCGTTCTCGTCCAGCCTGCTCGACAGCGGGTAGTCGAAGGGGCTGCCGACCCGGTCCGCCGCCATGGCGTACGACGGCCGGCAGATGAGCTTCACCCCCGGCGCATCCATGGGCAACGTGCACACCAGCGCGAACTCCCGCTTGCGCACGGGAAGTCCGTAGTGCGCCAGGAAGTTGTAGTGGGTCAGGGCCGACCCGGTGGCGACCACCTTGGCGCCGCTGACGATCAGGCCGTCGTCGCGCTCCTGCTCGACGTGCACGAACACATCGCCCACCTCGTCGGGCGCCTTGCCACGGTCGACCGGAGGATTGATGATCGCGTGGTTCCAGTAACTGACCCGCTCCTGCGCCTCGGTGTACCAGCGGCGGGCGTTGTCCGCGAAATCACCGTAGTAGTCGGGGTCGACGCCGAGGGTGGCGAGGAATCCCGCCTTGTAGTCGGGGCTGCGGCCCAGCCACCCGTAACTCATGCGCGCCCAGGCCGCAATGGCGTCGCGGTCGCCGACCAGATCCGCCGCGGAGCGTGGCACCCGGAAGAAACGGTGGGTGAAGCCGCCGTTTCCGGTGTCGGTCGGCGCGGTGAGCACGGAGGCGCGCTGCGGGTCGTGCAGGGCGTCGTACAGGCGGGCCGTCATGCGCGCGGTGTTGCGGAATGCCGCATGCTTGGTCACATCGTCCACCCGCTCGCCGTACGCCCAGATCTCCCGGCCGTCGCGGATGCTCTCCAGGTACTCGTCGCCCGTGTACGGCATCCGGGCGGGGGCGTGCGGCTGCTGCTCCGCCTGGGGCCCCTGGGGTCGGACCTGTTCGGCTGTCATGTCTGCCTTTCCATGGTCTGTCTAGTCGTTGGCGGCGAACTGCGGTCCGCTGGTGGGGTCATCCAGCGACCAGGCCCAGGCGGTGTCGGTGGGCTGTCCGGCGAGGTCGGGGAACGCGCCACGGAAGAACAACAGCGGCCGGCCCCGGTGGGCAGCGAACTCCCGCACCCGCCCCACGACCAGCAGGTGGTCGCCGCCGTCATAGGTGCGCCACGGCTCGCAGCGCAGGTGTCCCACGCCGCCGCCCAGCCGGGGGGCTTCGGTGTCCTCGTCGATCCACGGAA includes these proteins:
- a CDS encoding 4-hydroxyphenylacetate 3-hydroxylase N-terminal domain-containing protein; translated protein: MTAEQVRPQGPQAEQQPHAPARMPYTGDEYLESIRDGREIWAYGERVDDVTKHAAFRNTARMTARLYDALHDPQRASVLTAPTDTGNGGFTHRFFRVPRSAADLVGDRDAIAAWARMSYGWLGRSPDYKAGFLATLGVDPDYYGDFADNARRWYTEAQERVSYWNHAIINPPVDRGKAPDEVGDVFVHVEQERDDGLIVSGAKVVATGSALTHYNFLAHYGLPVRKREFALVCTLPMDAPGVKLICRPSYAMAADRVGSPFDYPLSSRLDENDAIFILDKVKVPWENVFIYGDQAKAATFLSASGFMHRSTFHGVTRLAVKLDFLAGLLLKGVEMTGTKDFRGIQTRVGEVLAWRNLFWGLSDAMAHNPDTWRNGSVMPNLDYGMAYRWFMTLGYPRVREIIHQDLGSALIYLNSHAKDFQEPELRPYLDKYVRGSSGSDAVERVKLMKLIWDSVGTEFAGRHELYERNYSGNHENVRTELLVAQQASGLVDHYKGFAEECMEEYDLNGWRVGDLLDPDA